The Paramicrobacterium fandaimingii DNA segment TTCGGCCGTGCCCGTCTTTCCCGCCACACTGACTCCGTCTATTGTGGCATTACTCGCGGCCCCGCTTCGGACGCTGAGCTGCATGGCGCCAGACACGTCCGCCGCCACATCCGGTGTCGTCGCTTCGTTGTACACCGACGGGGTGAAGCTCTGCAGCACTTCGAGATTGCGCCCCGTCACACGGTCAACGAGTGTTGGCTGCATGACGGTTCCCTCGTTTGCTATGCCAGACGAGACCATCGCCATCTGCAATGGCGTCGACCTCACGTCACCCTGACCGAACGCGCTCAGCGCCGTCTGTGCGTCGTCGAGGCCCACCTGGGGGTAGTTGCTGGTGCCACACTGCAATGGAATCGTGATGTTCTCATCATTGAACCCAAAGGCTTCGGCCGTATCGAGAATTGCCTCATCACCCAGTTTCACGCCGAGCTCGGCCATGGGAATGTTGCAGCTGAGGCGAATCGCGTCGGCGATCGTCACCTCATCCCCTGGCCCGCAGGTACCGCGGGTGGCGTTGTAGATTTTCGACGACGTTCCGGGCGGCGTGTACGACGCGGGATTCGGAAGCTTTGAATCGGGTGTGTAATCGCCTGACGCAAATGCCGCTGCGGCGACGACGACCTTGAACGTTGACCCAGGTGGGTTCTGGTCGCCGCTGATCGCACGGTTGTACAGCGGCTTGCTCGGCTCGTCGAGCAGACTGTTGTAGCGCTCGAGCACCGTCGCGCTGTTGTGTTCGGCGAGCGCATTCGGGTCGTACGTCGGGGTCGTGACCATGGCGAGAATGCGCCCGGTCTTCGGCTCCATGGCGACGAGCCCGCCCGTGTAGCCCTTCATGGCGTTCCACGCGGCCTCCTGCACCGCAGGGTTGATCGTCACTTCAACCGCTGCGCCCTTGGGGTCTTGGCCGGCGATGATCTGATTGAGGGTGTCGAGGAACTGCGAGTTCGAGGTGCCCGAGAGGTACTGATTCATTGAATGCTCAAGGCCGGAAGACCCTTGCGTCGGGTTGAAGTAGCCCGTGACCGCGGCATACATCTCGCCCTGCGGGTACTCGCGCTGGTACACGAACTGGTCGCCCGTCGGCTTCGACGAGGCGAGAACCGTGTCTCCGGCGAGAATCGCGCCGCGCTCTGTCTGATAACTGTCGTACAGCGTGCGCGTATTGCGCGAATCGGCGGCCAGAGAGTCTGCCTGGATGCCTTGAATGATCGTCGTCGAGACGAAGAGGGTGAGAAACATCGCCACCATCACGATGCTGACGCGCCTGAACTCTCTGTTCACGAGCTCACCTCCGCGGGTTTGCGCCTGACGCTGTCGCTGACGCGAAGCAGAATCGCGACGATCATCCAGTTGGCGACGAGCGACGAGCCACCTGCGGCGAGGAACGGCGCGGTCAGACCGGTGAGGGGAATAACGCGTGTGACGCCGCCGACCATGATGAACACCTGCAGGGCAATGGTGAACGAGAGGCCGAGCGCCAGCAGCTTGCTGAAGTCGTCTTGGCCGACGAAACCGATGCGAAAGCCTCGCGAGACGAGCACGAGGTAGAGCACCAGAATGGCGAACATGCCGGCGAGACCGAGCTCTTCGCCGAGGCTCGCGATGATGTAGTCGCTTTCAGCGAGGGGCGTGAGATGCGGGCGGCCCTGGCCGAGTCCCGTTCCGATGAGGCCGCCGTGCGCAAGCCCGAAGATGCCCTGCACAAGCTGATAGCTGTTGCCGCCGTCGCCACCGTTGTACACGCTGTCGCTGAACGCGTTGATCCAGTTGTTGAAGCGGTTCTGCACATAGGTGAGCGACTGGCTTGCGACAAACGCGCCCGCTCCGAACAGTGCTCCTCCGATGAGCACCCAGCTGAGGCGGGCCGTGGCGACGTAGAGCATCACCGTGAACATGCCGAAGTAGAGCAGCGCCGTTCCGAGGTCGCGCTCGAAGATGATGATGAGCATCGCGAACACCCACACCACGAGAATGGGGGCGAGGTCGCGCAGGCGGGGGAACCGCACACCGAGCACCTTCTTGCCCACCATCGACAGGCTGTCTCGTGTGCGCACGAGGTACCCGGCGAAGAAGATGGCGAGGGCGATCTTGGCAATCTCGCCCGGTTGGAACGACAGCAGGTCGCCGATGCCGATCCACACCTTCGCACCGCCGACGCTGCGGCCGAGCCCAGGTACGAGCGGCAGAAGCAGCAGCACGAACGCGCCGAGTCCGAAGATGTAGGTGTAGCGGAACAGCACTCGGTGGTTCTTGAGTATGAGGATCACGGCGATTGCGGCGATGATCGCGATCGCGCTCCACGCAATCTGACGAGTGGATGCCGCGGCCCAGCCGACGTTGCCCTCGGCGATGTCGATGCGGTAGATCTCGGCGATTCCGAGCCCGTTGAGCACCGTGGCGATGGGAAGCAGAAGCGGGTCGGATTGCGCGGCGACGTAGCGCAGGCAGATGTGCAGCCCGAACACGAGCACAGAGAGCGCTGCGCCGAAGTAGATCAGCGAGTAGTCGAGTTCGCCGAGCGCACCCAACTGCACGAGCATGATGGCGCTGGTGTTCACAAGGCAGGCGAACACAAGAAGCATCAATTCGCGGTTGCGCAGCTTCTGCGGCACATGGAGTTTGCGCATGATGCGGATCACCGCGGTGTCGGTGGTGGCACCGCCGACGGCGCCTGCGCTCTTCACGTCGGTCATCCGTCCCCCTCCGCCGTCGCGGTGGGGGTGGGCGTCGGCGTCTCGCTCGGCGTGCCCGTGTCGGCATCCTGCTCGTCTTCGTGATTGACCCGAAGGCGCGACACGATATCTCGGGCATCCTCGAGGCTCGCCGCGCTGATCGTGCGCTCGACCTCTTGCCGGTCGTAGAACGACAGCCCGTCGAGCAGAATTCCGGTGTCGTTGTACTCGTGCGACAGCGAAAG contains these protein-coding regions:
- a CDS encoding FtsW/RodA/SpoVE family cell cycle protein, translated to MTDVKSAGAVGGATTDTAVIRIMRKLHVPQKLRNRELMLLVFACLVNTSAIMLVQLGALGELDYSLIYFGAALSVLVFGLHICLRYVAAQSDPLLLPIATVLNGLGIAEIYRIDIAEGNVGWAAASTRQIAWSAIAIIAAIAVILILKNHRVLFRYTYIFGLGAFVLLLLPLVPGLGRSVGGAKVWIGIGDLLSFQPGEIAKIALAIFFAGYLVRTRDSLSMVGKKVLGVRFPRLRDLAPILVVWVFAMLIIIFERDLGTALLYFGMFTVMLYVATARLSWVLIGGALFGAGAFVASQSLTYVQNRFNNWINAFSDSVYNGGDGGNSYQLVQGIFGLAHGGLIGTGLGQGRPHLTPLAESDYIIASLGEELGLAGMFAILVLYLVLVSRGFRIGFVGQDDFSKLLALGLSFTIALQVFIMVGGVTRVIPLTGLTAPFLAAGGSSLVANWMIVAILLRVSDSVRRKPAEVSS
- a CDS encoding peptidoglycan D,D-transpeptidase FtsI family protein, whose product is MNREFRRVSIVMVAMFLTLFVSTTIIQGIQADSLAADSRNTRTLYDSYQTERGAILAGDTVLASSKPTGDQFVYQREYPQGEMYAAVTGYFNPTQGSSGLEHSMNQYLSGTSNSQFLDTLNQIIAGQDPKGAAVEVTINPAVQEAAWNAMKGYTGGLVAMEPKTGRILAMVTTPTYDPNALAEHNSATVLERYNSLLDEPSKPLYNRAISGDQNPPGSTFKVVVAAAAFASGDYTPDSKLPNPASYTPPGTSSKIYNATRGTCGPGDEVTIADAIRLSCNIPMAELGVKLGDEAILDTAEAFGFNDENITIPLQCGTSNYPQVGLDDAQTALSAFGQGDVRSTPLQMAMVSSGIANEGTVMQPTLVDRVTGRNLEVLQSFTPSVYNEATTPDVAADVSGAMQLSVRSGAASNATIDGVSVAGKTGTAENGPDEPYSLWFTGFAPADNPQVAVAVVIEDGGGKGQSGSGNQIAAPVAKKVIEAVLNE